One stretch of Ipomoea triloba cultivar NCNSP0323 chromosome 8, ASM357664v1 DNA includes these proteins:
- the LOC116026710 gene encoding uncharacterized protein LOC116026710: MATAHFLSCCTHSRSGNLMALKLNSPYAGVSKGLPSVVKNRGYILNLRPYRAFIAAKPRIFRVMSMAAGQSDESRSLNLENIVNKARELWDSSPQPVKIFPWNSVLDNFVQLIFDLALAVFKCLYVPVLVVSSASELSYCAHERKSYLIPFPFIVGASIAGILNSAALESSSTLKYAEVPWHLIAIAILFTLLKLPGPYYPYWGRILIPHFANGALYRTMWFLFLWYRRPRKSSEEVIPESVPTPSE, encoded by the exons ATGGCGACCGCTCATTTCTTGAGCTGTTGCACTCATTCCCGTTCGGGCAATTTGATGGCTCTCAAGCTCAATTCTCCTTATGCCGGCGTCTCCAAG GGCTTGCCGTCAGTGGTGAAAAATCGGGGGTATATTTTGAACTTAAGACCTTATAGGGCATTTATTGCTGCAAAGCCAAGAATATTTCGTGTAATGAGCATGGCTGCAGGGCAATCAGACGAAAGTCGGAGTTTAAACTTGGAAAACATAGTGAACAAGGCTAGAGAGCTGTGGGATAGTTCTCCTCAGCCTGTCAAAATCTTCCCTTGGAATAGTGTATTGGATAACTTCGTTCAGCTTATTTTTGACCTTGCCTTGGCTGTTTTCAAATGCTTGTATGTGCCAGTACTTGTAGTTTCCTCAGCCAGCGAGTTGTCTTATTGTGCACACGAACGAAAGAGTTATCTTATCCCATTTCCATTTATAGTTGGTGCTTCCATAGCTGGGATCTTGAACTCTGCAGCTTTAGAATCATCCTCGACTCTCAAG TATGCTGAAGTTCCTTGGCATTTGATTGCCATTGCAATTTTATTCACACTGCTGAAATTGCCGGGACCATATTATCCATACTGGGGTCGTATTTTAATTCCACACTTTGCAAATGGAGCATTGTATAGGACCAtgtggtttttgtttttgtggtACAGAAGGCCCAGGAAGTCATCAGAAGAAGTCATACCTGAATCTGTACCTACTCCTTCTGAGTAG
- the LOC116027845 gene encoding probable N-acetyltransferase HLS1, protein MAAAVVVRDYDPKNDCRAVEEVERICEVGPGAGGKLSIFTDLLGDPICRVRNSPSYQMLVAEVVVQKDGGEWTREIVGMIRGCIKTVTCGKKLSRNGKNNHPLPVYAKVAYILGLRVSPFHRRMGIGLKLVTKMEEWFRENGAEYSYMATENDNEASINLFTNKCGYSKFREPSILVQPVFAHRVRVSRRVTIMKLSPGDAEVLYRRRFSATEFFPRDIDSVLRNGLNLGTFLAVPKGAEAWAGSEGFLAAPPESWAVLSVWNSMEVFKLEVRGASRKLRGFARTTRLLDRALPWLRLPSVPEVFRPFGLHFLYGLGGEGPLCVEFITALCGFAHNLAKQRGCGVVATEVGADDPLGLGIPHWKTLSCADDLWCIKRLGEDYSDGSVGDWTKSQPSLSIFVDPREV, encoded by the exons atggcggcggcggtggtggtGCGAGATTACGACCCCAAGAACGACTGTAGGGCGGTGGAGGAGGTGGAGAGAATATGCGAAGTCGGCCCCGGCGCCGGCGGCAAACTCTCCATCTTCACTGACCTTTTGGGTGACCCAATTTGCAGAGTCCGAAATTCCCCCTCTTATCAAATGCTT GTCGCCGAGGTGGTCGTGCAAAAAGACGGCGGCGAATGGACGCGGGAGATTGTCGGAATGATCAGAGGCTGCATAAAGACTGTGACTTGCGGAAAGAAACTGTCCAGAAATGGAAAGAACAATCACCCTCTTCCAGTTTACGCCAAAGTTGCTTATATCCTTGGCCTTCGCGTCTCCCCTTTTCACCG GAGAATGGGAATTGGGTTGAAACTGGTGACGAAAATGGAGGAATGGTTTAGAGAAAATGGAGCGGAGTATTCATACATGGCTACTGAGAATGACAACGAAGCTTCTATTAATCTCTTCACTAATAAATGCGGGTATTCGAAGTTTCGGGAACCTTCGATTCTGGTTCAGCCCGTGTTCGCTCACCGAGTTCGCGTTTCTCGGCGAGTCACCATCATGAAGCTGAGTCCCGGCGACGCGGAGGTGCTGTACCGGCGGCGGTTCTCGGCGACGGAGTTTTTCCCGCGGGATATCGATTCCGTTTTGCGGAACGGTCTGAATTTGGGGACGTTTTTGGCGGTGCCGAAGGGGGCGGAGGCGTGGGCGGGGTCGGAGGGGTTTCTGGCGGCGCCGCCGGAGTCGTGGGCGGTGCTGAGCGTGTGGAACTCGATGGAGGTGTTCAAGCTGGAGGTGCGCGGCGCGTCGAGGAAGCTGCGGGGCTTCGCCAGGACGACGCGGCTACTCGACAGGGCTTTGCCGTGGCTGCGTTTGCCGTCGGTGCCGGAGGTTTTCCGGCCGTTTGGGCTGCATTTTCTGTATGGGCTCGGCGGGGAAGGCCCATTGTGCGTCGAGTTCATCACCGCGCTTTGCGGCTTCGCGCACAACCTGGCTAAGCAGCGCGGCTGCGGCGTGGTGGCTACGGAGGTGGGCGCCGACGACCCGCTCGGCTTGGGAATACCGCACTGGAAAACGCTATCGTGCGCCGACGACTTGTGGTGCATTAAACGGCTTGGGGAAGACTACAGTGACGGGTCTGTTGGTGATTGGACTAAGTCACAACCTAGTCTCTCCATTTTTGTTGATCCCAGAGAAGTCTAG